The sequence TATGTGCCTCGCGGCTGATTGAGCCGAAGCTCATCGCCCCGGTGGCGAAACGCTTGACGATTTCGCTGGCCGGTTCGACTTCCGAGATGTCGAGTGGCTTGTCGGCCTTCTTGAACTCCATCAGCCCGCGGATCGTCAGCATCCGGGTCGACTGATCGTTGATGGTCTGGGCGAACTCGCGGTACTTTTCTGACACATTGCCGCGCACCGCGTGCTGCAGGGCGGCGATGTTCTGTGCAGTCCAGGCGTGTTCCTCGCCGCGCAGGCGCAGGCCATACATCCCGCCCACGTCGAGCATGTTCTTGTATATCGGGTTGTCGCCATAGGCCGTGGCGTGACGCCGCACGGTTTCCTCGGCCACTTCGGCCAGACCAATGCCCTCGATCGTGGTGGCGGTGCCGGTGAAATACTTCTCGATGAACGCGCTCGACAGGCCAACCGCATCGAAGATCTGCGCGCCGCAGTAGGACTGGTAGGTCGAGATGCCCATCTTGGACATGACCTTGAGGATGCCCTTGCCGACCGCCTTGATGTAGTTCTTCTGCACCGTCTTGGCATCAAGCGGCATGTCCTTGCGGATGCGCAGCTCTTCCAGCGTTTCGAAGGCGACATAAGGATTGATCGCTTCCGCCCCGTAGCCCGCCAGCACGCAGAAGTGGTGCACTTCGCGCGCTTCGCCGGTTTCGACGACCAGGCCGGTCTGCATCCGCAGGCCCTGGCGGACGAGGTGGTGGTGGACCGCGGCCGTCGCCAGCAGCGCCGGCATCGGGATACGGTCCGGACCCTGGGCGCGGTCGGACAGGATCAGGATGTTCTTGTCCTGCAGCACGGCCTCGGTTGCGGCCCAGCACATTTCCTTAATCGCCATTTCAAGCCCGGCGGCCCCGGTGCTGGCGTCCCAGGTGATGTCGATCGTCTCGGTGCGGAAGGCACCGTCAAGCGCTGCCTCGACCGAGCGGATCTTGGCGACTTCTTCGTTGGTCAGGATCGGCTGGTCGACTTCGAGACGCTTGTGCGTCCCGGCTTCCATGCCCAGCAGGTTGGGGCGCGGGCCGATCATGGAGACCAGGCTCATCACCAGTTCCTCGCGGATCGGGTCGATCGGCGGGTTGGTGACCTGGGCAAAGTTCTGCTTGAAGTAATCGTAGAGCAGCCGCGAGCGGTTGGAGAGCACCGCGATCGGCGTATCCGTGCCCATCGAGCCGAGCGGATCGTCGGCATTCTGGGCCATCGGCTCGAGGAAGCGCGACAGGTCTTCCTGGGTATAGCCAAAGGCCTGCTGGCGATCGAGCAGCGAGGTCGTTTCCTGCGGCAGCGCGGCCAGTTCCGGCTCGACCACTTCGAGGTCCTTGAGCTTGTACTGCGCAGATTGCAGCCAGTCCTCATAAGGCTCGGCAGCGGCGAGCGAGGCCTTGAGTTCCTCGTCCTCGATGATCCGGCCCTGGTCGAAATCGATCAGCAGCATGCGGCCCGGCTGGAGCCGCCACTTGCGGACGATATTGTCTTCCTTGATCGGCAGCACGCCGCTTTCCGACGCCATGACCACGATATCGTCATCGGTAACCAGGAAGCGGGCCGGGCGCAGCCCGTTGCGGTCGAGCGTTGCGCCGATCTGGCGGCCGTCGGTAAAGGCCACGGCGGCCGGGCCATCCCACGGCTCCATCAGCGCGGCGTGGTATTCGTAGAAAGCGCGGCGCTTGGCATCCATCAGGGGATTGCCGGCCCAGGCCTCGGGGATCAGCATCATCACCGCATGGGCCAGGCTGTAGCCGCCTGCGAGCAGCAACTCGAGCGCGTTGTCGAGGCAGGCAGTGTCCGACTGGCCGTGCGGGATCAGCGGCCACATCTTGTCGAGGTCCGCGCCCAGCAGCTCGCTTTCCATCGTGCGGCGGCGGGCGTTCATCCAGTTGACGTTGCCGCGCACGGTGTTGATTTCGCCGTTGTGGGCGATGAAGCGATAGGGGTGCGCCAGCTTCCAGCTCGGGAAGGTGTTGGTGCTGAAGCGCTGGTGGACCAGCCCCAGCGCCGAAACGCAGTCCGGATCGCGCAGGTCATCGTAAAAGCTGCCAACCTGGGTGGCCAGCAGCAGGCCCTTGTAGACCACGGTGCGGCTGGAGAAGCTGGGCATATAGAGATCGGCGATCCCCGGCATCCCGTGCTTTTCGGCCAGCGCCGCCAGCGGGTTCTGGGTCTGCTTGCGGATCGCCAGGATCTTGCGCTCGAACGCGTCCTGATCGGGGCAATTCTCGCCGCGCGCAACGAAGCACTGGCGGATCACCGGCATCTGCTCGCGCACGGTCTTGCCCAGGCCTTCGGTCGTTACCGGCACGTCGCGCCAGCCGATCAGGCGCTGGCCTTCCTTGGCGATGAACTTTTCAAAGGTGCCGACGATGAAATCGCGGCTGGCCTGGTCCTGCGGCAGGAAGCACATGGCCACGGCATAGTCACCGGCGGCCGGCAGCTTCAGACCTTCCTGGTCAGCCCACTTGCGGAACAGCGCATCCGGCGTCTGAATCAGAATCCCGGCGCCATCGCCCAGCAGCGGATCGGCGCCAACGGCACCGCGATGGTCGAGATTTTTCAGAATCTCGAGCGCCTGGGTCACGATCGCATGGCTTTTGGCACCCTTGATATGGGCGACAAAGCCCACGCCACAGGCGTCATGCTCATTGCGCGGATCGTAGAGGCCCTGCGGCGCCGGATAACCCATCGAAAACCCATCCTGTCGTCACCCGGAAGCCCGCGATTCGCGCCTGGAATGGCGGAAATGGCGGAAATCCGGCAATTAAGCGCAAGCTTCCCCACCGCTCGAAGCAGTGAAAATTGCGCAAGCATTTCCCATGACGACAGGAAGCTGTTTTTGCAACTGCGAACAGGGCAAGAAGTGCTTGGGTGCGCCCAAGCGTTACTGTGAATAGGATTGCAGGGGTATCAGCGGTGGTTGGCTCAGGCCGCGCCGCTGATCCGTTGCAGGTTGGCGAGCGCGAGGCGCAGTGCCTGCTCGGCCTCTTCGGGGTCGATTGCCGGGGCGGCCGGGGTCGCGCCGTCCAGCGCCTCGGGCGCTGTCGCTGCCGGGGCAGCGAGCGGACGCAGCGGGGCGACCGTCGCGCAGGCCATCTGGCCCGGGAAAATCACCACCGGCTCGATCCTGGCGACCGGCTCTTCGGTTTCTTCGACGCGGACGCTATCCTGGCGCGAGGAATCGATGCTGAGCAGCGAGGCAAAGGCATCTTCGTCCGGCATGTCCGTCTCGGCCTCAGTTTCGGCTGGCGGCGCCGGCTCGTCGGCGACGATCGCTTTGGCCACGGCAACTTCGATCGGGGCAGGCTCCTCGGCAGCGGCCGGGGTGGCTTCCGGTTCGACCGGTTCTGCCTCGGGCTGTTGCGCCGCCTTGGCCCGGGCCGCACGGCGGCGAGCCAGCGATTCCTGAAGGCGCCGGGCAAGGTCGACCATGTCCAGATCGGCCGGCGCCGACCCGAGTGCGCTTGAGGCCAGCAGGTCTGCGGCAACGGGAGCCGGCTCTGGCTGCGGAGCGGGTGCACGGTCTTCGCTGACCGGGGTACCGACAACCTGCGGAGACTCGGACATCGCCGGCGCTTCGCGCTCAGCCAGCGGCGCAGGCATGCCATCGGACGGGAGCTGGAGCGCCACGGGGGCAGATGCATGGAAGAAACTCAAATCAAGCGGCGCTTCAGCCGTGGGCGCATCCGCTCCTGGATCAAGCCCCGCGACCGGGGTCAGCATTGCCGCCGAGACATCAAAGATTTGCGTATCGCCGCCCGGCAGCGAGGCCAGGTCGTGTGGCTCGAATGGGCGTTCCTCGTCCTTCGCCGCGAGCGCGCGACGGCGGCCTGCCAGCAGCCCAAGGCTGTTCAATGCTTCGCCCGGTTCTTCATCGGCACAGGGGTTTTCAGCCGTGCGCTTGCGTTCGGGCACCACGGCCCTGGGCCGGGTCAGTCCCACCGCCAGCGCGGCGCCGATCGCCGCACCAAGCGAGGCCATGATCAGCGCGATCAGGATGCGGGCGGTAACGCCCAGCGGCGGGGCAGCGGCGGGTATGAACAAGTCCAGCCCGGTCTTCAGCACGGTGCCTTCAATCAGCGCCGGCCGGATCGCCAGGCTGCCCAGGCCAAACAGGGCACCGAACCACAGCGCCACGACCGCCGGAAACAGCGGATGGCCGGAAATCGGCTTGCCCTTGGTCGGCTTGCTTTTGGTATTGGCCACGACCCAGCTTTCCCGTCCAGTTGCGCTCGAAATCTTAACCGGGTGCCTTAGGCAGCGACCGGATATCGGTACATTGCAGAAGCAGTTAGCGCAGCGCGGTAAACATCCTGATAACGAAGAACATTCCGCTTCCAGTCATGCTGGGCGGCAACATGGGCGCGCCCGGCAGCACGCAGATCGTCCCAGGTTTCGCGCCGATCCAGCAAATCGGCCAGGGCCTTGGCGCAGGCGGCCGGATCGTCCGGCGCAAAGAGAATGCCGGTTTTGCCAGCGGTGATCAGTTCAAGGTGCCCGCCGACGCAGGAAGCGGCCACAAGCCGCCCCTGCGCCATTGCCTCAAGCGGCTTGAGGGGCGTCACCAGGTCGGTCAGGCGGCTCTGCTTGCGCGGAAAGGCCAGCACGTCGATCAGCGCGTAGTACCGCTCAACCTCGCTGTGCGGCACGCGGCCGACGAAGTGGATCGCATCGGCGGCGGGTGAAGCCTGGGCCTGCTGGCGCAAGGCCGCTTCCATCGGGCCGCCGCCAACCAGCAGCAATTGCGCAGCCGGTTCGCGCTCGCGCAGCAGCGGCATGGCGGCGATCAGGTCATCCAGCCCCTCGTAATCATAGTAGCTGCCGATGAAGCCGATGACCGGCCCGTCTCCCAAGCCAAGCCGGTGCGCCAGCTCCGGTTCGCGCGGCGCGGCTTCGCCAAACAGCGCCAGATCAACCCCGTTGGGGCTGATCGTGATCTTGCTGGCGGGCACCCCGCGGCTGACCAGATCGTCCTTCAGGCCCTGGCAGATCGTCACGACCTGTTCGGCCCCGGCGATAACGTGGTTTTCCAGCGCGCGGGTCAGCCGGTACTTGATGCTGCCTTCGGTGCCGGTCCCGTTCGAGACGGCGGCATCTTCCCAGAAGGCGCGGATCTCGTAGACCACTGGCAGGCCCAGCTTCTGCGCCGCGATCAGCGCCGCCTTGCCGCACAGCGCCGGGCTGTGGGCGTGGAGCACATCGGGCCGCCAGTCCTGCGCCAGCGCGACGATCGCATCGGCCAGCAGGTTGATCTCGCGCCATTCGCGCAGGCCCGGCGGGCCCGAGGCAGAGCCGCGAGTGCGGTGGAAGGTCAGCCCCTCCGCTTCTTCGCAGTCCGGCCCATCGGCAACATGGCGCAGGCCGGTAATCCCGCGCACCTCAAGCCCGGTGGCGGCCTGGGCAGTCAGGATCGCGCGGGTGCGAAAGGTATAGCCGCTGTGCAGCGGCAGCGAGTGATCAAGAACGTGAAGCACGCGGGTCATGGCACGAATCCCTAGGGCAAGAAGGCTTAACGCGCCGTCAACTCGGCTCTGCTAAGCGCCTGGGCACGATGGTCGATTACTTTGCCCTGGCCCTGTCCCACGGTCTGCTGATGCTGGCGGTCTGGCACCTGCTGTGGCGCGACGACCTTGACAAGGACCCGGCCCCGCCAGAGGCCGAGCCACCGGCTGAGCCGAAGCCGACCAAGCCCGGGCTGCGCATCCGTGCTTGATCTCGCCATCACCGGTTTCACCCTCGCATTTCTGGCGCTCGGCCTGCGCCGTCCGTTCGTGTGGGTGCTGGCCTATCTCTACATCGATATCCTGACGCCGCAGAAGATCAGCTGGTCGCTGCTTGCATCCCTGCCGATCTCGCTGATCGCCTTTGTCCTGGCCTTTGGCGGCTGGCTGGTGCTTGATGACAAGAAGGACACTCGCTTCACTCTGCGCCAGGCGCTGATGGTGCTGCTGCTGGCCTATTGCGGCATTACCACCACAATCGCCGAATTCCCGGTGGAAGCAGCGGAGAAGTGGTCGTGGGTGTGGAAGGCGCTGCTTTTCGCGATCTTCCTGCCGCTCACCCTGCGCACGCGCTTGCGGTTCGAGGCTGTGGTTACCGTGATCGTCCTGACCGTCGGATCGATCCTGATCACCGGCGGGATCAAGACTGCGGCTGGCGGGGGCGGCTATGGCATGCTGCGCACCTTCGTGCCCGACAACGCCGGGATCTATGAGGGGTCAACCCTCTCGACCATTGCCATTGCGATCGTCCCTTTGATCTGGTGGGCGGCGCGGTTCACGACGATCTTCCCGCGCGGCAAGCTGGTGACGATGTTCGCCGCCGCGCTGACCTTTGCCGCGGTGCTGATCCCGATCGGCACGCAAACCCGCACCGGGTTGCTGTGCATCGCGCTGCTTGGCTTGCTTTCGCTGCGCTCGGTCAAGCGGCGGTTCCTGTACCTTGGTCTGGGGGCGCTGGTCGTGGTCGCGGCGATCCCGTTCCTGCCCGAAAGCTATACCAAGCGGATGAGCACGATCGAGAACCACCAGTCCGATCAGTCGGCCTCGACCCGGGTAGCGGTGTGGATGTGGACGCTCGATTACGTGAAGGACCATCCCTTTGGTGGCGGCTTCGATGCCTATCGCGGAAACCGCCTGCTGGTCCCGACCGTCAAGGCCGAGGGGACCGACAACAACGTCACGCTGACCACCGAATACCATGTCGAGGAGGGCCGCG comes from Novosphingobium ginsenosidimutans and encodes:
- a CDS encoding TIGR04063 family PEP-CTERM/XrtA system glycosyltransferase, which encodes MTRVLHVLDHSLPLHSGYTFRTRAILTAQAATGLEVRGITGLRHVADGPDCEEAEGLTFHRTRGSASGPPGLREWREINLLADAIVALAQDWRPDVLHAHSPALCGKAALIAAQKLGLPVVYEIRAFWEDAAVSNGTGTEGSIKYRLTRALENHVIAGAEQVVTICQGLKDDLVSRGVPASKITISPNGVDLALFGEAAPREPELAHRLGLGDGPVIGFIGSYYDYEGLDDLIAAMPLLREREPAAQLLLVGGGPMEAALRQQAQASPAADAIHFVGRVPHSEVERYYALIDVLAFPRKQSRLTDLVTPLKPLEAMAQGRLVAASCVGGHLELITAGKTGILFAPDDPAACAKALADLLDRRETWDDLRAAGRAHVAAQHDWKRNVLRYQDVYRAALTASAMYRYPVAA
- the gltB gene encoding glutamate synthase large subunit; the protein is MGYPAPQGLYDPRNEHDACGVGFVAHIKGAKSHAIVTQALEILKNLDHRGAVGADPLLGDGAGILIQTPDALFRKWADQEGLKLPAAGDYAVAMCFLPQDQASRDFIVGTFEKFIAKEGQRLIGWRDVPVTTEGLGKTVREQMPVIRQCFVARGENCPDQDAFERKILAIRKQTQNPLAALAEKHGMPGIADLYMPSFSSRTVVYKGLLLATQVGSFYDDLRDPDCVSALGLVHQRFSTNTFPSWKLAHPYRFIAHNGEINTVRGNVNWMNARRRTMESELLGADLDKMWPLIPHGQSDTACLDNALELLLAGGYSLAHAVMMLIPEAWAGNPLMDAKRRAFYEYHAALMEPWDGPAAVAFTDGRQIGATLDRNGLRPARFLVTDDDIVVMASESGVLPIKEDNIVRKWRLQPGRMLLIDFDQGRIIEDEELKASLAAAEPYEDWLQSAQYKLKDLEVVEPELAALPQETTSLLDRQQAFGYTQEDLSRFLEPMAQNADDPLGSMGTDTPIAVLSNRSRLLYDYFKQNFAQVTNPPIDPIREELVMSLVSMIGPRPNLLGMEAGTHKRLEVDQPILTNEEVAKIRSVEAALDGAFRTETIDITWDASTGAAGLEMAIKEMCWAATEAVLQDKNILILSDRAQGPDRIPMPALLATAAVHHHLVRQGLRMQTGLVVETGEAREVHHFCVLAGYGAEAINPYVAFETLEELRIRKDMPLDAKTVQKNYIKAVGKGILKVMSKMGISTYQSYCGAQIFDAVGLSSAFIEKYFTGTATTIEGIGLAEVAEETVRRHATAYGDNPIYKNMLDVGGMYGLRLRGEEHAWTAQNIAALQHAVRGNVSEKYREFAQTINDQSTRMLTIRGLMEFKKADKPLDISEVEPASEIVKRFATGAMSFGSISREAHTTLAVAMNRIGGKSNTGEGGEEPDRFKPLANGDSMRSAIKQVASGRFGVTTEYLVNADDIQIKMAQGAKPGEGGQLPGHKVDKVIGKTRHSTPGVGLISPPPHHDIYSIEDLAQLIHDLKNVNGGARISVKLVSEVGVGTVAAGVSKARADHVTISGYEGGTGASPLTSLTHAGSPWEIGLAETQQTLILNNLRSRIAVQADGGLRTGRDVAVAALLGADEFGFATAPLIAAGCIMMRKCHLNTCPVGVATQDPVLRARFTGQPEHVINYFFFVAEELRAIMAEMGFRTIAEMVGRVDRLDMKQAIDHWKAKGVDLSRILHQVPLGDSPSLGWSGTQDHGLEKALDNDLIAAAADALDKKQPVVIERKVINVNRTVGAMLSGEVAKRFGHAGLPDNTIAIRLTGVAGQSFGAFLAHGVTLDLTGDANDYVGKGLSGGRVIVRQPAHVDREASQNIIVGNTVLYGAIAGEAYFNGVAGERFAVRNSGAIAVVEGTGDHGCEYMTGGVVVVLGRTGRNFAAGMSGGIAYVYDERGEFAQLCNPAQVDLLPISAERDEDADDLGGAGRPQQRPRSVEDFGMGDMLRHDAERLRILLERHHLHTGSKRARALLDDWGNSLGKFVKVMPKDYARALKQLEAERLEAASVAAE
- a CDS encoding putative O-glycosylation ligase, exosortase A system-associated; this encodes MLDLAITGFTLAFLALGLRRPFVWVLAYLYIDILTPQKISWSLLASLPISLIAFVLAFGGWLVLDDKKDTRFTLRQALMVLLLAYCGITTTIAEFPVEAAEKWSWVWKALLFAIFLPLTLRTRLRFEAVVTVIVLTVGSILITGGIKTAAGGGGYGMLRTFVPDNAGIYEGSTLSTIAIAIVPLIWWAARFTTIFPRGKLVTMFAAALTFAAVLIPIGTQTRTGLLCIALLGLLSLRSVKRRFLYLGLGALVVVAAIPFLPESYTKRMSTIENHQSDQSASTRVAVWMWTLDYVKDHPFGGGFDAYRGNRLLVPTVKAEGTDNNVTLTTEYHVEEGRAYHSAYFEMLGEQGYPGFLLWAWVQLLGVWQMERLRRRWKDRKAAHEAWVAPLANALQLSQLVYFLGALFIGIAFQPVMFMIIGLQCGLWSYCRRVDAPAPRPVLAPVSQLKVNPA